In Amphiura filiformis chromosome 2, Afil_fr2py, whole genome shotgun sequence, one DNA window encodes the following:
- the LOC140146101 gene encoding cytochrome c oxidase assembly factor 7-like, producing MFAVDFKKEEEVKEYIQNLGTEYSYQCYKEKTGEGCYRLGDFFAAMKADFKQAAEAYRKSCDDHDYGKGCQKIGALHMYGKGVEKDQEKALNYFTKGCDGDAAESCLGAAVIHQQGVGPDKIKSIPKAASFLEKGCTRDNANCCFRLSTLYLQGTKGIPKDLSKAGKLSVKSCELGNMYGCFNASRMYKLGDGVEKSEETAKKYEKMGRAIHDAHTAETQTVKFGAKS from the exons ATGTTTGCCGTTGATTTCAAAAAGGAAGAGGAAGTGAAGGAGTATATCCAAAACCTGGGTACGGAGTATAGTTACCAGTGTTACAAGGAAAAAACGGGTGAAg GCTGCTATAGACTGGGTGACTTTTTTGCTGCAATGAAAGCTGACTTTAAGCAGGCTGCAGAGGCTTATCGCAAGAGTTGTGATGATCATGACTACGGCAAAGGATGTCAGAAAATTGGGGCTCTACACATGTATGGAAAGG GTGTTGAAAAGGACCAAGAGAAAGCGTTAAACTATTTCACAAAAGGCTGCGATGGGGATGCCGCTGAATCCTGCCTAGGTGCCGCCGTCATCCATCAGCAAGGTGTGGGGCCTGACAAAATCAAAAGCATACCAAAAGCGGCCTCGTTTCTAGAAAAAGGCTGCACGAGGGACAACGCAAACTGCTGTTTCCGTCTAAGCACCTTATACCTTCAAGGCACAAAGGGTATACCAAAAGATTTGTCCAAGGCAGGGAAATTATCGGTAAAAAGCTGTGAATTAGGCAATATGTATGGATGTTTCAATGCTAGTAGAATGTATAAGCTTGGAGATGGTGTAGAGAAGAGTGAAGAGACGGCTAAGAAATATGAGAAGATGGGAAGAGCTATACATGACGCACACACTGCTGAAACGCAAACTGTGAAATTTGGAGCAAAGTCGTGA